A window of Hymenobacter aerilatus contains these coding sequences:
- a CDS encoding winged helix-turn-helix transcriptional regulator: MQVTITDNQPITFRAEAQKILQNAQTAASICPVRHVLDRIGDKWSLLCILHLGAADTLRFNELRKQIGDVSQRMLTVTLRSLEADGLVQRHVYAEVPPRVEYQLTPLGHSLLVAFSGLGTWANAHAQEVAQARQAFAAREKHEGRS; this comes from the coding sequence ATGCAGGTAACCATCACTGATAACCAGCCAATTACTTTTCGGGCAGAAGCCCAAAAAATTTTACAGAACGCTCAAACGGCCGCCAGTATCTGCCCCGTGCGCCACGTGCTGGACCGCATCGGCGATAAATGGTCCTTACTCTGCATCCTGCACCTGGGCGCCGCCGATACACTGCGTTTCAACGAGTTGCGCAAACAAATAGGTGATGTATCGCAGCGGATGCTCACCGTCACGCTCCGCTCCCTGGAAGCCGACGGCTTGGTACAGCGTCACGTGTACGCAGAGGTACCGCCTCGTGTGGAGTACCAGCTCACGCCACTGGGCCACAGCCTACTTGTAGCCTTCTCGGGGCTGGGTACCTGGGCCAACGCTCACGCGCAGGAGGTAGCCCAAGCCCGCCAGGCATTTGCAGCGCGGGAAAAGCACGAGGGTAGAAGTTGA
- a CDS encoding SDR family oxidoreductase: MIAITGATGHLGRATLNALSSKVPANQLIALVRDPQKATDLSAQGVQVRQGDYNDPAALQAAFQGAEKVLLISGDDLENRLQQHKNVIDAAKEAGVRHVLYTSVTNPSADSHFGASPSHVATEAYLKESSLTYTMLRNTLYLDILPMMIGDNALPSGQLYAAAGDGKVSYALRQDLAEATAAILATPGHDNQTYDLAPAPAYSFQDIAATLREVAGQPVQYVPISPEALAAGMREHHVPEPVVTMMVGLSKAMAADEFNLSSPTLEELLGRRPTDLKTFLAGVYGK, from the coding sequence ATGATTGCCATCACCGGAGCTACCGGCCACCTCGGTCGGGCTACCCTCAACGCCTTATCGTCTAAAGTTCCTGCCAACCAACTGATTGCCTTGGTGCGGGACCCGCAAAAAGCCACCGACCTGAGTGCCCAGGGCGTGCAGGTGCGACAGGGCGACTACAACGACCCAGCCGCGCTGCAAGCAGCTTTTCAGGGCGCGGAGAAAGTCCTGCTGATTTCCGGCGACGACTTGGAAAACCGTTTACAACAGCACAAAAATGTGATTGACGCGGCCAAGGAAGCCGGGGTGCGCCACGTACTCTATACCAGCGTTACAAACCCTTCGGCCGATTCGCACTTTGGCGCTTCGCCCAGCCACGTAGCTACCGAAGCCTACCTGAAAGAATCGAGCCTGACCTACACCATGCTGCGCAACACGCTGTATCTGGACATTCTGCCGATGATGATTGGCGACAACGCGCTACCCAGCGGGCAGCTCTACGCCGCGGCCGGCGACGGCAAGGTGAGCTACGCGCTGCGCCAGGACCTGGCCGAGGCCACGGCTGCCATCTTGGCCACCCCCGGCCACGACAACCAAACGTACGACCTAGCGCCCGCGCCGGCCTATTCTTTCCAGGATATTGCGGCTACGCTGCGTGAGGTAGCCGGCCAGCCGGTGCAGTACGTGCCCATCTCGCCGGAAGCACTGGCCGCGGGTATGCGCGAGCACCATGTTCCCGAACCCGTGGTGACCATGATGGTCGGCCTGTCGAAAGCCATGGCCGCCGATGAGTTCAACCTCAGCAGCCCTACCCTGGAGGAACTGCTGGGTCGTCGCCCCACCGACCTGAAAACGTTCCTGGCGGGCGTCTACGGCAAATAA
- a CDS encoding M1 family metallopeptidase, with protein MRNLLLLLAFAVATPAVAQQPTDAVYRAAPGKINDLVHTRLDLRFDYAKRYAYGKEWVTLKPHAYATDSLRLDAKGMDIQAVALMKGEKQQPLQYDYNQQQVLIRLGQMVPAGEAYTIYIEYTAKPDELNAKGSAAIRDAKGLYFINPDSAEAGKPVQIWTQGETEANSAWFPTIDKPNQKSTSEISLTVPAKYATLSNGLLVSQVLAGPGLRRDTWKMEQPHAPYLFMLAVGDFRKTTDTWRGKEVSYYLEPQYAAQARAIFGQTPRMLEFFSQRLGVDFPWQKYAQVVVRDYVSGAMENTTASLFGPHAQGTAREQLDWEYADVEREIAHELFHQWFGDYVTAESWSNLTMNESFANFSEVLWAEYAHGPDAGAAQADRSLRNYLSRADNYSKPLVRFTYPDKEDMFDGVSYQKGGSILNMLRSYLSTEVFFKGLQRYLTQHAFGTGEAQQLRLALEEASGQDLNWFFNQWYYRAGHPIVTIDYAWDATRKEQQVTIKQTQLGPAFQLPLAVDLYANGKPTRHQVTVRAATETFRFPSASKPDLVNVDAEKVLVWQKTDNKPLATYAYQFRHAPRYLDRREALAAAQTQLAHPAAQQVLVAGLADKSPVLRQFAIEALALQQVGLRKAATPVLRKLATTDSSVQVRAAALLALGSLKEKQYTTLFAQALESPSYRVQGAALQGLLPLNPQLALARALAFEADNTGALTVALVQVYGQVGTLAHWPLMRAKYDAAAPIRRLDMLPALGEILGRLDDPTVLTEGITRIKDLTVGFKPYLDTKRLIGLLRQIQQRQASRPNAVHTATLVTQAIAAIEAA; from the coding sequence ATGCGAAATCTACTCCTACTACTGGCCTTTGCCGTTGCTACCCCTGCTGTTGCCCAGCAACCAACCGACGCCGTGTACCGTGCCGCGCCTGGCAAAATCAACGACTTGGTGCACACGCGGCTGGACCTGCGGTTTGACTATGCCAAGCGCTACGCCTACGGCAAGGAATGGGTGACGCTGAAGCCGCACGCCTACGCTACCGACTCGCTGCGGCTGGATGCGAAAGGCATGGATATTCAGGCAGTAGCCTTGATGAAGGGGGAGAAGCAACAGCCACTGCAGTACGACTACAACCAGCAACAAGTGCTGATCCGGTTGGGGCAAATGGTACCGGCAGGGGAGGCGTATACCATCTACATAGAGTACACGGCCAAACCCGACGAGCTGAATGCGAAAGGTTCGGCGGCTATTCGGGATGCTAAGGGCCTTTACTTCATCAACCCCGACAGCGCGGAGGCTGGTAAGCCCGTGCAAATCTGGACGCAGGGCGAGACAGAAGCCAATTCTGCTTGGTTCCCGACCATCGACAAGCCCAACCAGAAGTCTACCTCGGAAATCAGCCTGACGGTGCCCGCCAAGTACGCTACCCTCAGTAATGGCCTGCTGGTGAGCCAAGTGCTCGCTGGTCCCGGCCTGCGCCGCGACACCTGGAAGATGGAACAGCCTCACGCGCCCTACCTGTTTATGCTGGCCGTGGGCGACTTCCGCAAAACCACCGACACTTGGCGGGGCAAGGAAGTGAGCTACTACCTGGAGCCGCAGTACGCAGCGCAGGCCCGCGCCATCTTTGGGCAGACGCCCCGCATGCTGGAGTTCTTTTCCCAGCGCCTCGGCGTGGATTTTCCGTGGCAGAAGTACGCCCAGGTGGTGGTGCGCGACTACGTGAGCGGCGCCATGGAAAATACTACAGCTTCGTTGTTTGGGCCGCACGCCCAGGGCACAGCCCGTGAGCAGCTGGATTGGGAGTATGCCGATGTGGAGCGTGAAATTGCCCACGAGCTGTTCCACCAGTGGTTTGGCGACTACGTGACGGCCGAGAGCTGGAGTAATCTGACCATGAACGAGTCGTTTGCCAATTTCTCGGAGGTACTGTGGGCCGAGTACGCCCACGGCCCCGATGCCGGCGCCGCGCAAGCCGACCGCAGCCTACGCAACTACCTGAGCCGGGCCGACAACTATTCCAAGCCGCTCGTGCGCTTCACCTACCCCGACAAAGAAGACATGTTTGATGGGGTGAGCTACCAAAAAGGTGGCAGCATCCTGAATATGCTGCGCAGCTACCTGAGTACGGAAGTGTTTTTCAAGGGCTTGCAGCGCTACCTGACCCAACACGCGTTCGGAACTGGCGAGGCTCAGCAGCTGCGACTGGCTTTGGAAGAGGCATCGGGGCAGGATCTGAACTGGTTTTTCAACCAGTGGTACTACCGCGCCGGGCACCCCATCGTCACAATTGATTATGCCTGGGATGCGACCCGCAAGGAGCAGCAGGTCACCATCAAGCAAACCCAGTTGGGGCCAGCCTTTCAACTGCCACTTGCCGTGGATCTATACGCGAATGGTAAGCCCACGCGCCACCAAGTTACTGTGCGGGCAGCCACCGAAACTTTCCGCTTTCCATCGGCTAGCAAGCCGGATCTAGTGAACGTGGATGCTGAAAAGGTGCTGGTCTGGCAGAAAACGGACAACAAGCCGCTGGCCACGTATGCCTACCAATTCCGCCACGCACCGCGCTACCTCGACCGCCGCGAAGCCTTGGCTGCCGCCCAAACGCAACTAGCCCATCCGGCGGCACAACAGGTGCTAGTGGCAGGCTTAGCCGATAAGTCGCCGGTGTTGCGCCAGTTTGCCATCGAAGCCTTGGCGCTCCAGCAAGTGGGTTTGCGCAAGGCAGCTACGCCTGTGCTACGGAAGCTGGCCACCACAGATTCGTCGGTACAGGTGCGGGCGGCGGCGCTACTGGCGCTGGGTTCGCTCAAAGAGAAGCAGTACACCACGTTGTTTGCGCAGGCTCTGGAAAGTCCGTCGTACCGGGTGCAGGGGGCGGCGCTGCAGGGGCTGCTACCCTTAAATCCACAATTAGCGCTGGCTCGCGCGCTGGCTTTTGAAGCTGATAACACGGGTGCTCTGACGGTGGCCCTGGTGCAGGTGTATGGCCAGGTAGGCACCCTGGCGCACTGGCCCCTAATGCGGGCAAAATACGATGCCGCTGCCCCAATCAGGCGCCTAGACATGCTACCCGCCCTGGGCGAAATACTAGGCCGCCTCGACGACCCTACCGTCCTGACCGAAGGCATCACCCGCATCAAAGACCTGACGGTGGGTTTCAAACCCTATTTAGATACCAAGCGGCTGATTGGCTTGCTTCGCCAGATTCAACAGCGTCAAGCTAGCCGGCCTAACGCAGTGCATACGGCCACATTGGTAACTCAGGCCATTGCAGCGATAGAAGCAGCCTAG
- a CDS encoding MIP/aquaporin family protein, which yields MSSPPTAGLLPTFRRNWTYYLTEAAGAATFIIVASCAAVVVQHPSSPVRQWLGNNELLRHMVLGLPIGLAVALMTYSAWGQRSGAHLNPAVTLAFWQLGSLRATDAFWYVVFQFGGALAGGMLMEQALVHWYDHPAVRQNVTVPGHWGVGMALLAEAAISAFFMFVLLWALHSETRRKYAGWLLAGLLALYIAFETPLSGMSLNPARSLGTAVAAGNFTGLWVYFVGPIAAMWLVAVLFQRYYHHATFDCAILAGCATPTETGPYARQQPQFPDPQGDQ from the coding sequence ATGTCCTCCCCTCCCACCGCTGGCCTGCTCCCTACCTTCCGCCGCAACTGGACGTACTACCTGACGGAAGCAGCCGGGGCAGCTACGTTCATCATCGTGGCGTCGTGTGCGGCGGTGGTGGTGCAGCACCCTAGCTCGCCGGTGCGGCAGTGGCTCGGCAACAACGAATTGCTGCGCCACATGGTGCTGGGCCTACCCATTGGGCTGGCCGTGGCCCTCATGACCTATAGTGCCTGGGGGCAGCGCTCGGGGGCGCACCTGAACCCGGCCGTGACGCTGGCCTTCTGGCAGCTGGGTAGCCTCCGCGCCACTGATGCTTTTTGGTACGTGGTGTTTCAGTTTGGGGGCGCCCTGGCTGGGGGCATGCTTATGGAACAGGCTTTGGTGCATTGGTACGACCATCCAGCCGTCCGGCAGAACGTGACGGTGCCCGGCCACTGGGGCGTAGGCATGGCACTGCTAGCCGAAGCTGCCATTTCGGCCTTCTTTATGTTTGTGTTGCTCTGGGCGCTTCACTCTGAAACACGGCGGAAGTATGCGGGTTGGCTGCTGGCTGGCTTACTGGCGCTATACATTGCGTTCGAAACGCCGCTTTCGGGTATGAGCCTAAATCCGGCCCGTTCGCTGGGCACGGCCGTGGCAGCCGGAAACTTCACGGGACTATGGGTGTATTTTGTGGGCCCCATCGCGGCTATGTGGCTGGTGGCGGTGCTGTTTCAGCGCTACTACCACCATGCTACCTTCGACTGCGCTATTCTGGCCGGGTGCGCTACCCCTACCGAAACGGGTCCGTATGCCAGGCAGCAACCGCAGTTTCCCGATCCGCAGGGCGACCAGTAG